In Gemmatimonadota bacterium, the sequence AGACGACGCTGACGGCTGCGATCACGGTGACCCAGGCGAAGAAGCATGGGGGCAACGCGGTGGCGTTCGACCAGATCGACAAGGCTCCGGAGGAGCGGGAGCGTGGGATCACGATCGCGACGGCGCACGTGGAGTACGAGACGGCGAACCGTCACTACGCGCACGTGGACTGCCCGGGGCACGCGGACTACGTGAAGAACATGATCACCGGGGCGGCGCAGATGGACGGCGCGATCCTGGTGGTGAGCGCGGCGG encodes:
- a CDS encoding GTP-binding protein; this translates as MGKEKFERTKPHVNVGTIGHVDHGKTTLTAAITVTQAKKHGGNAVAFDQIDKAPEERERGITIATAHVEYETANRHYAHVDCPGHADYVKNMITGAAQMDGAILVVSAA